A section of the Triticum dicoccoides isolate Atlit2015 ecotype Zavitan chromosome 7A, WEW_v2.0, whole genome shotgun sequence genome encodes:
- the LOC119331726 gene encoding transcription factor MYB53-like, with translation MGRSPSCDGETGVKKGPWTIEEDKLLVEYIKEKGHGSWRRLPKLAGLNRCGKSCRLRWTNYLRPDIKRGRFTDDEEKLIIHLHSLLGNKWSSIATKLPGRTDNEIKNYWNTHLRKKLLGMGIDPVTHRPRTDLSLLAGLPGLLAVAGNFVDSGAATAAWNMNALKLQVDAAKFQLLQGLVRALTTAAAPAPAPGMDNLRALLAVSTGGIDQNMLLQQCQWNDMNNLPALTSSAPTSGMHNISGMFDGFSASDGLSSTELGCHGGVSGRNGTVDPMVADDQECKNNGGGGVSCEETPASSPFDGLQSLNLIDDLNTDGGWKDLLEQMSWLNSSEL, from the exons ATGGGGCGGTCGCCGAGCTGCGACGGGGAGACCGGCGTGAAGAAGGGGCCGTGGACGATCGAGGAGGACAAGCTGCTGGTCGAGTACATCAAGGAGAAAGGCCACGGCAGCTGGCGCCGCCTACCCAAGCTCGCTGGCCTCAATCGCTGCGGCAAGAGTTGCCGCCTCCGCTGGACCAACTACCTCCGCCCCGACATAAAGCGCGGCCGCTTCACCGACGACGAGGAGAAGCTCATCATCCACCTCCACTCCCTCCTCGGCAACAA GTGGTCGTCGATTGCTACGAAGCTGCCGGGGAGGACGGACAACGAGATCAAGAACTACTGGAACACGCACCTGCGCAAGAAGCTGCTCGGCATGGGCATCGACCCCGTCACACACCGCCCGCGCACCGACCTCAGCCTGCTCGCCGGGCTCCCGGGCCTCCTCGCGGTAGCCGGTAACTTCGTCGACTCCGGCGCGGCCACAGCCGCCTGGAACATGAACGCGCTGAAGCTCCAGGTCGACGCTGCCAAGTTCCAGCTGCTGCAGGGCCTCGTGCGCGCGCTCACCACCGCGGCGGCTCCCGCGCCTGCGCCCGGCATGGACAACCTCAGGGCGCTCCTCGCCGTCAGCACCGGCGGAATCGACCAGAACATGCTGCTCCAGCAGTGCCAGTGGAACGACATGAACAACCTGCCGGCGCTGACAAGCTCTGCGCCGACGAGCGGCATGCACAACATCAGCGGCATGTTCGACGGCTTCAGCGCCAGCGACGGGCTGAGCTCAACGGAGCTTGGGTGCCACGGCGGGGTGAGCGGGAGAAACGGAACCGTCGACCCAATGGTGGCCGACGACCAGGAGTGCAAGaacaatggcggcggcggcgtgtcgTGCGAGGAGACGCCGGCGTCGAGCCCTTTCGACGGGCTACAGAGCCTGAACCTGATAGATGACCTCAACACGGACGGTGGTTGGAAGGATTTGCTAGA GCAAATGTCATGGCTGAACTCAAGTGAGCTGTGA